Proteins encoded together in one Halothermothrix orenii H 168 window:
- a CDS encoding acetyl-CoA carboxylase carboxyltransferase subunit alpha produces MAGNNILDFEKPLLELKDKIEELQSFMDEKGIDLSEEINRLKTRAKNLQREIYANLEPKQILQIARHPERPTTMDYVDYIFDEFLELHGDRRFGDDKALIGGIGTIDNMPFTLLGHQKGKSTKENLERNFGMAHPEGYRKALRLMKQAEKFNRPVIALINTPGAYPGVGAEERGQAEAIAVNLMEMSDLKVPIIVVVTGEGGSGGALGIGLGDKIMMLEYSYYSVSSPEACAAILWKDANKAPEAARALNLTSADLLRLGIIDEIIKEPAGGAHKDPQQAALLLKQAILKTAKQLKQLSVEELLERRYHKFRKMGIYTVTSKTKNLNNVQSNS; encoded by the coding sequence ATGGCGGGTAATAATATCCTTGATTTTGAAAAACCCTTGCTCGAACTTAAAGATAAGATTGAAGAGTTACAGTCCTTTATGGATGAAAAAGGTATAGACCTTAGTGAAGAAATTAACAGGCTAAAAACCCGGGCCAAAAATCTGCAACGGGAAATATATGCAAATCTAGAGCCAAAACAGATTCTCCAGATAGCGCGCCATCCTGAACGTCCGACAACAATGGATTATGTTGATTATATTTTTGATGAATTTCTTGAATTACATGGTGACAGAAGATTTGGTGATGATAAAGCCCTCATTGGTGGTATCGGTACTATCGATAATATGCCTTTTACTCTACTGGGTCATCAGAAAGGTAAATCAACCAAGGAAAACCTGGAGAGAAACTTTGGTATGGCCCATCCAGAAGGGTATCGTAAGGCTTTAAGATTGATGAAGCAGGCTGAAAAATTTAATAGACCAGTTATTGCTCTAATCAATACTCCCGGGGCCTACCCAGGAGTTGGAGCTGAAGAGAGGGGTCAGGCTGAGGCTATTGCTGTTAACTTAATGGAGATGTCTGACCTTAAAGTCCCCATTATTGTTGTGGTTACAGGAGAAGGTGGCAGTGGGGGTGCCCTTGGTATCGGGCTTGGTGATAAAATAATGATGCTTGAGTATAGTTATTATTCAGTATCTTCACCGGAAGCCTGTGCTGCTATTTTATGGAAAGATGCCAATAAAGCCCCGGAAGCAGCCCGGGCCCTCAATTTAACATCAGCAGATTTGTTAAGACTGGGAATTATTGATGAAATCATTAAAGAACCAGCTGGAGGGGCCCATAAAGATCCTCAACAGGCAGCCTTGTTATTGAAACAGGCTATATTAAAGACTGCCAAACAGCTAAAACAATTATCGGTTGAGGAACTTCTGGAGAGAAGGTATCATAAATTCAGGAAAATGGGTATATATACCGTTACCAGTAAAACTAAAAATCTAAATAATGTTCAATCTAACTCATAG
- the pyk gene encoding pyruvate kinase gives MRKTKIVCTIGPVSESKEMLKKLAEAGMNVARLNFSHGDHEEHGNRIDTIRKVEAELGKPIGIMLDTKGPEIRTGMLKDDKVELKKGEEIILTTEDIEGDENRVSVSYKGLPDDLHEGATVLIDDGLIGLEVLEIKGTEIRCKIVNGGLLGSRKGVNLPGISVNLPALTEKDESDIRFGVRKGIHFIAASFVRKAQDVIEIRKILEEEGKEDILIIAKIENQEGVDNIDEIIDVADGIMVARGDLGVEIPAEQVPVIQKSIIKKCNEKAKPVITATQMLDSMIRNPRPTRAEASDVANAIFDGTDATMLSGESAAGDYPVEAVKTMARIAEETEKSLYYRDVISNRRTYRPQTVTDAISFASCETATDLGAQAIITSTESGLTARMVSRYRPLVPIVAVTPDERVQHALTVSWGVYPLTVKKSNSTDEMMDVSIKTAQENRLIKSGDLVVITAGAPVGIPGTTNLIKVDVVGEPLVEGQGVGKGIVTGQVKIAHTAKEAVEKIEEGDILVTGITDKEYLPAMKKAGAIIAEQGGLTSHPAIVGLELGIPVIVKAEKATENLVEGEIITIDGVRGLVYPGTVHLK, from the coding sequence ATGAGGAAAACAAAGATTGTGTGTACGATTGGACCTGTTAGTGAAAGCAAAGAAATGCTGAAAAAACTTGCAGAAGCTGGTATGAATGTAGCCAGGCTTAACTTCTCCCATGGTGACCATGAAGAACATGGAAATCGAATTGATACCATCCGTAAAGTAGAGGCTGAACTTGGTAAACCAATTGGAATTATGCTGGATACAAAAGGTCCAGAAATCCGTACTGGTATGTTAAAGGATGATAAGGTTGAATTAAAAAAGGGAGAAGAGATTATTCTGACTACAGAAGACATAGAAGGCGATGAGAACAGGGTTTCTGTAAGTTATAAAGGCCTTCCTGATGATCTCCATGAAGGGGCTACTGTTTTAATTGATGATGGATTGATTGGTTTAGAGGTATTGGAGATTAAGGGTACCGAAATAAGATGTAAAATTGTAAATGGTGGTCTCCTTGGCTCCAGAAAAGGGGTAAATCTTCCTGGAATATCTGTAAATTTACCGGCCCTGACCGAAAAAGATGAAAGTGATATTAGATTTGGAGTAAGAAAAGGTATTCATTTTATTGCAGCCTCTTTTGTTAGAAAGGCCCAGGATGTTATCGAAATTCGTAAAATACTGGAAGAAGAAGGAAAAGAAGATATACTTATTATTGCCAAGATAGAAAACCAGGAAGGTGTCGATAATATTGATGAAATAATTGATGTGGCTGATGGAATTATGGTTGCCAGGGGTGACCTGGGGGTTGAGATTCCTGCAGAACAGGTACCTGTAATCCAGAAGTCTATCATCAAAAAGTGTAATGAAAAGGCAAAACCGGTTATTACTGCAACTCAAATGTTGGATTCAATGATAAGAAATCCGAGACCAACAAGGGCCGAAGCTTCCGATGTGGCCAATGCTATTTTTGACGGCACTGATGCTACTATGCTTTCTGGAGAATCAGCTGCCGGTGATTATCCGGTAGAAGCAGTAAAGACTATGGCACGTATAGCCGAAGAGACAGAAAAATCCCTTTATTACCGGGATGTAATAAGCAATAGAAGGACCTATAGACCTCAGACTGTGACCGATGCTATCAGTTTTGCTTCTTGTGAAACTGCAACTGATTTAGGAGCCCAGGCCATTATTACATCTACCGAGTCTGGTTTAACAGCCAGGATGGTGTCAAGATACAGGCCATTGGTACCTATTGTTGCTGTTACCCCTGATGAGAGGGTTCAACATGCCTTAACTGTCAGCTGGGGTGTTTATCCATTAACAGTTAAGAAGAGTAACTCTACTGATGAAATGATGGATGTTTCTATAAAGACAGCCCAGGAGAACAGATTAATTAAAAGTGGTGATTTAGTTGTAATTACAGCCGGTGCCCCAGTAGGTATACCGGGAACTACTAATCTTATTAAAGTTGATGTCGTTGGTGAACCACTGGTTGAAGGTCAGGGTGTTGGCAAAGGAATTGTAACCGGTCAGGTTAAAATTGCTCATACTGCTAAAGAAGCTGTTGAAAAAATTGAAGAAGGGGATATACTGGTAACCGGTATTACCGATAAGGAATATTTACCTGCTATGAAAAAAGCAGGGGCTATAATAGCTGAACAGGGGGGTCTAACATCACATCCCGCTATTGTGGGGTTAGAACTGGGTATTCCCGTAATAGTAAAGGCTGAAAAGGCTACTGAAAATCTTGTAGAAGGAGAAATTATAACTATCGATGGAGTACGGGGCCTGGTTTACCCTGGAACTGTTCATCTAAAATAG
- a CDS encoding DeoR/GlpR family DNA-binding transcription regulator, translating to MLSIARRNKILEILKEKHQITTQELEKELNVSGATVRNDLQELEKEGLLKRIHGGAVLPKEQIFQNSYRNFHHRSKKNVQEKKAICRAASKFIDEGQTYLLDASSTVLYLVPYLREKHRISIATNGLYTALEVKEICNINVIVLGGIAKPRSGSLEGLLGESILCKINADIMFTSAHGFTLKDGLTDFNVYEVELKNKMVSKSKKVIALLDHTKIGYTSTTSFCSIDNLDVIVTDNKTPSNKIEEIRNAGIEVIVAE from the coding sequence ATGCTATCAATTGCCAGGAGAAACAAAATACTAGAAATTTTAAAAGAAAAACATCAGATTACAACACAAGAACTCGAAAAGGAACTTAATGTTTCCGGAGCAACTGTAAGAAATGATCTTCAGGAACTTGAAAAAGAAGGGTTATTAAAACGTATTCATGGAGGAGCTGTTCTTCCAAAAGAACAGATTTTCCAAAATAGCTACAGGAATTTTCACCACAGAAGCAAAAAAAACGTTCAGGAAAAAAAGGCTATCTGCCGTGCTGCTTCAAAATTTATTGATGAAGGACAGACATATCTCCTCGATGCCAGTTCAACTGTATTATATTTAGTACCTTATCTAAGGGAAAAACATAGGATAAGTATTGCCACAAATGGACTTTATACAGCTCTTGAAGTGAAGGAAATTTGTAATATCAATGTTATTGTCCTGGGAGGTATTGCTAAACCACGGTCAGGTTCCCTGGAAGGATTATTGGGAGAATCGATATTATGTAAAATCAATGCCGATATTATGTTTACCTCTGCTCATGGTTTTACCCTTAAAGACGGCCTAACAGATTTTAATGTTTATGAAGTAGAATTAAAGAATAAAATGGTTTCAAAGTCCAAAAAAGTAATTGCCCTTCTGGACCATACAAAGATAGGGTATACCTCTACTACAAGCTTCTGTAGTATAGATAATCTAGATGTAATAGTTACTGATAATAAAACTCCTTCCAATAAAATAGAAGAAATAAGAAATGCCGGTATTGAAGTAATTGTAGCTGAATAA
- the pfkA gene encoding 6-phosphofructokinase, protein MKKIGVLTSGGDAPGMNAAIRSVVRTGIYHGLDVVGIRRGYAGLIEGDFYLMDRGSVADIIQRGGTILLSARCEEFKTEEGRQKALKKMKEEGIEGLVVIGGDGSFRGAEKVSKELGIPAIGIPGTIDNDLACTDFTIGFDTAMNTIIDTINKIRDTATSHERTFVVETMGRRSGFLTLMAGLAGGAESILIPEIDFDLDDVSQKLKKGYERGKLHSIILVAEGVGDDFSTNRDINHSKAFVIGKQIAEKTGLETRVIILGHIQRGGSPTAMDRILASRMGSKAVELLLASESNKMVGYVNNKLVTCDISEALSKEKQVEKDVYKLANILSM, encoded by the coding sequence ATGAAGAAAATAGGTGTATTAACAAGCGGTGGAGATGCCCCGGGAATGAATGCTGCCATCAGGTCTGTGGTTAGAACTGGTATATATCACGGACTTGATGTTGTTGGGATAAGAAGGGGTTATGCCGGTTTAATCGAAGGTGATTTTTATTTAATGGACAGGGGTTCTGTGGCCGATATTATTCAACGTGGGGGAACTATTCTCCTTTCAGCCCGTTGTGAAGAATTTAAAACAGAAGAAGGCCGGCAAAAGGCCCTTAAAAAAATGAAAGAAGAAGGTATTGAAGGCCTGGTTGTTATTGGTGGTGACGGCTCCTTCAGGGGAGCAGAAAAAGTAAGCAAAGAGCTGGGTATTCCTGCAATTGGAATTCCGGGTACTATAGATAATGATCTGGCCTGTACTGATTTTACTATTGGATTTGATACTGCCATGAATACTATTATCGATACTATCAATAAAATCAGGGATACGGCTACTTCCCATGAAAGGACCTTTGTTGTAGAAACAATGGGACGCAGATCCGGGTTTTTAACCCTTATGGCCGGTCTAGCCGGTGGTGCCGAATCCATTTTAATACCTGAAATTGACTTTGATCTGGATGATGTTTCCCAGAAATTAAAAAAAGGTTATGAACGTGGTAAACTGCATAGTATTATTCTGGTAGCTGAAGGTGTTGGTGATGACTTCAGTACCAACCGTGATATAAACCACAGTAAGGCCTTTGTTATTGGCAAGCAGATAGCTGAAAAAACGGGACTCGAAACAAGGGTCATTATCCTTGGTCATATTCAGAGGGGTGGCTCTCCTACAGCTATGGACCGGATTCTGGCAAGTCGAATGGGGTCTAAAGCGGTAGAATTGCTCCTGGCTAGTGAATCTAATAAAATGGTAGGATATGTTAATAATAAACTTGTAACCTGTGATATTAGCGAAGCCCTCAGTAAGGAAAAACAGGTCGAAAAAGATGTATATAAGCTAGCCAATATTCTTTCTATGTAA